The following are from one region of the Halomonas qaidamensis genome:
- a CDS encoding MFS transporter, which produces MEQEQAPRWWAVVAVMIGIFLLVTAEQLPIGLLSQVASSMGVTPGMAGLMVTVPGVVAAFSAPLLPVAVGRLDRRIMLTLMMIVMVIGSALSAVASNFGLLLAARVLVGISIGGFWAIAGSIAPRLVPSDQVAKAMTIIFGGVAAASVLGVPLGTLLGDLSNWRVAFGALGGLSLLTAIALWCWLPPLPPREPVRLRMLAQQFSNRGVRVAVLTTGFVVVGHFAAYTFISPILQEISGVAQRHVGSLLLLYGAAGILGNVAAGIFAGRHPYRAVLAIPSLLLLVVAIFPLLGVQPTSGVLLLMIWGAVFGSVSVSIQTWIIRTAPNTEAATALMAFTFNMSIGLGAMFGGRIVDGTSLPIAMWAASVLFLLGAILVWRTPSSIVGEKRR; this is translated from the coding sequence ATGGAGCAGGAGCAAGCGCCGCGCTGGTGGGCGGTGGTGGCCGTAATGATCGGCATTTTTTTATTGGTGACGGCTGAGCAATTGCCTATCGGGCTATTGTCACAGGTAGCTTCCTCGATGGGCGTCACGCCAGGTATGGCGGGCCTGATGGTGACCGTTCCTGGTGTGGTGGCTGCTTTCTCAGCACCGCTGTTGCCGGTAGCGGTGGGCCGGTTAGATAGACGCATCATGCTCACCTTGATGATGATTGTGATGGTGATTGGCAGCGCACTTTCAGCTGTGGCCAGCAATTTTGGGTTACTACTGGCAGCTCGTGTGTTGGTGGGTATTAGTATCGGTGGTTTTTGGGCCATAGCGGGAAGCATTGCCCCAAGGCTAGTGCCCAGCGATCAGGTTGCCAAGGCCATGACGATTATTTTCGGTGGTGTAGCCGCCGCGTCAGTATTGGGGGTGCCGTTAGGCACATTGCTAGGGGACCTGAGCAACTGGCGAGTAGCCTTTGGGGCGTTGGGTGGGCTAAGCCTGTTAACCGCCATTGCACTATGGTGTTGGCTACCACCACTGCCGCCAAGAGAGCCAGTACGATTGCGTATGTTAGCGCAGCAGTTTAGCAACCGAGGTGTGCGAGTCGCGGTGTTAACCACGGGGTTTGTGGTGGTGGGGCACTTTGCTGCTTATACCTTTATCAGCCCCATTCTTCAGGAGATTAGCGGCGTAGCTCAGCGTCATGTTGGCAGTTTACTGTTGCTATACGGGGCGGCCGGCATCCTGGGTAATGTCGCGGCAGGTATCTTTGCTGGGCGTCACCCTTATCGGGCGGTATTGGCCATTCCTAGCCTTTTATTGTTAGTTGTGGCTATTTTCCCGCTACTGGGTGTTCAACCTACCAGCGGCGTACTGCTGCTAATGATATGGGGGGCTGTTTTTGGCAGCGTGTCAGTCAGTATTCAAACCTGGATTATACGTACGGCACCTAATACCGAGGCTGCTACCGCGCTGATGGCATTTACCTTTAATATGTCGATTGGTTTAGGGGCAATGTTTGGTGGGCGTATCGTCGATGGCACCAGCTTGCCAATTGCTATGTGGGCGGCATCGGTACTGTTTTTGCTTGGGGCTATACTGGTATGGCGAACGCCTTCGAGCATTGTAGGAGAGAAACGTCGCTAG
- the truB gene encoding tRNA pseudouridine(55) synthase TruB, translating to MARRRRGLPVNGVLLLDKPKGISSNHALQRVRRLFEAQKAGHTGTLDPMATGLLPICLGEATKFSAHLLEADKMYRTRVELGVITDTGDAEGTVIEQREIPSLTAEDVESVLARFHGEIDQVPPMYSALKHQGKKLYELAREGKHVERAARRVSVYDARLLAFEGTAFELEVSCSKGTYIRTLAEDIGYALGCGAHISQLRRLKTGPFTGDAMWTLEGLEALADQATREAELMPADVLVDHLPSLTVDETAFGRLAHGQSASLAIDTLEPDALARLYYAETFIGLGVVKGAQEVAPKRLLSTVAIS from the coding sequence ATGGCACGTCGCCGTCGTGGATTGCCGGTTAACGGCGTACTGCTGCTGGATAAGCCTAAGGGCATTTCTAGTAATCATGCGCTGCAGCGTGTGCGTCGTCTGTTTGAGGCGCAAAAAGCCGGTCATACTGGCACGCTGGACCCCATGGCAACAGGTTTATTGCCTATTTGTCTTGGGGAAGCCACTAAGTTTTCCGCGCACCTGCTAGAAGCCGACAAGATGTACCGCACCCGCGTAGAACTGGGGGTGATCACCGACACCGGCGATGCCGAAGGCACGGTCATTGAGCAGCGAGAGATTCCCAGCTTAACGGCTGAGGATGTCGAGTCAGTCTTAGCTCGCTTTCACGGCGAGATTGACCAAGTGCCGCCGATGTATTCGGCATTGAAGCATCAAGGCAAAAAGCTTTATGAGCTTGCCCGTGAGGGTAAGCACGTTGAGCGTGCAGCGCGGCGAGTAAGCGTGTATGATGCGCGGCTGCTTGCTTTCGAGGGCACTGCCTTTGAACTGGAAGTTAGCTGTAGCAAAGGCACTTATATTCGCACCTTGGCTGAAGATATTGGCTATGCCTTGGGCTGTGGTGCCCACATTAGTCAGTTGAGAAGGCTCAAAACAGGGCCTTTTACCGGCGATGCGATGTGGACGCTGGAAGGCCTTGAGGCCTTGGCAGACCAGGCCACCCGCGAGGCTGAACTAATGCCTGCGGATGTGCTGGTTGATCATTTGCCGTCGCTGACGGTAGATGAAACGGCTTTTGGGCGTCTTGCACACGGTCAGTCGGCTAGTTTAGCGATTGATACGCTTGAGCCTGATGCGCTAGCAAGACTTTATTACGCTGAGACGTTTATCGGCCTTGGCGTTGTAAAAGGAGCTCAGGAAGTAGCTCCCAAGCGGCTGTTAAGTACCGTCGCTATCTCGTAA
- the rpsO gene encoding 30S ribosomal protein S15, whose product MALTAEKKAEIVNEYGRGDNDTGSPEVQVALLSANINGLQDHFKTNKQDHHSRRGLIRMVNQRRKLLDYLKRKDFERYQSLIQRLGLRR is encoded by the coding sequence ATGGCATTAACCGCTGAGAAGAAGGCCGAGATCGTCAACGAATACGGCCGCGGCGATAACGATACCGGTTCCCCTGAAGTTCAGGTTGCACTGCTGAGCGCCAACATTAATGGCCTGCAGGACCACTTCAAAACCAACAAACAGGATCACCACTCTCGTCGTGGTCTGATCCGCATGGTAAACCAGCGTCGTAAGCTGTTGGATTACCTAAAGCGTAAAGATTTTGAACGCTATCAGTCTCTGATTCAGCGTTTAGGTCTACGTCGTTAA
- the pnp gene encoding polyribonucleotide nucleotidyltransferase, whose protein sequence is MLKEVAVNPVKKTFQYGRSTVTLETGRIARQATGAVMVTMDETVVLCTVVAKKEANPNQPFFPLSVHYQEKTYAVGKIPGGFFKREGRPTEKETLTSRLIDRPIRPLFPKGFMNEVQIICTVLSTDRNHDPDIAALLGTSAALGIAGVPFNGPIGAARVGFNEEQGYFLNPTVEELTTSELDMVVAGTENAVLMVESEAQELLEDEMLGAVLFGHQEMQVAVSAIKELVAEAGKPRWDWQPAAENVALKTAIADAFEAKVGDAYRITDKMARQDALSALKDDAVAQLVAAEGEEETEGKFSKDDVKGAFSALEKRVVRSRVVKGEPRIDGRDNTTVRPLAIEVGVLPKTHGSAVFTRGETQAIAIATLGTLRDSQLIESLEGERKDRFMLHYNFPPYCVGEAGFFGGPKRREIGHGRLARRGVQAMLPSEDVFPYTIRVVSEITESNGSSSMASVCGSSLALMDAGVPLKAPVAGIAMGLVKDEDGYAVLTDILGDEDHLGDMDFKVAGSEEGVTALQMDIKIEGINEEIMEKALQQAYDARISILAQMNDVISQSRTDVSENAPSMATIKIAPDKIRDVIGKGGATIRKICEDTGASIDLDDDGTVRIYAEDKAAAKKAIDTVLAITAEAEIGKLYNGKVVRIADFGAFVNIMPGTDGLVHISQIVAERVNNVRDFLNEGDDVIVKVLDIDNRNRVKLSIKEITEEEKAAFAAAEADVAN, encoded by the coding sequence ATGTTAAAGGAAGTCGCCGTGAATCCGGTAAAAAAAACGTTTCAATACGGTCGTAGCACCGTCACCCTAGAAACTGGGCGTATCGCTCGCCAAGCCACTGGCGCCGTTATGGTGACCATGGATGAAACTGTCGTACTGTGTACGGTTGTGGCCAAGAAAGAAGCGAATCCTAATCAGCCCTTCTTCCCGCTCTCGGTACACTACCAAGAGAAAACCTATGCAGTGGGTAAAATTCCCGGCGGCTTCTTTAAGCGTGAAGGGCGTCCTACTGAGAAAGAGACCCTTACCTCGCGTCTGATTGATCGCCCGATTCGTCCGCTGTTTCCTAAAGGGTTTATGAATGAAGTACAGATAATCTGTACTGTGCTATCGACGGATCGTAATCATGACCCAGATATTGCGGCACTACTGGGCACCTCGGCAGCGTTGGGGATTGCAGGTGTGCCGTTTAACGGCCCAATTGGCGCAGCGCGCGTTGGCTTTAATGAAGAGCAGGGTTACTTCCTCAATCCTACTGTTGAAGAGCTGACCACCTCTGAGCTGGATATGGTGGTTGCCGGTACCGAAAACGCCGTATTGATGGTGGAATCGGAAGCCCAAGAACTGCTTGAAGACGAAATGCTCGGTGCCGTGCTGTTTGGTCACCAGGAAATGCAGGTTGCCGTTAGCGCGATTAAAGAGCTGGTCGCGGAAGCGGGCAAGCCGCGCTGGGACTGGCAGCCAGCTGCAGAAAATGTCGCGCTGAAAACGGCTATTGCCGACGCTTTTGAAGCCAAAGTGGGTGATGCTTACCGCATTACTGACAAAATGGCGCGTCAAGATGCGCTGTCAGCGCTGAAAGATGATGCTGTTGCGCAGCTAGTAGCTGCTGAAGGTGAAGAAGAGACAGAAGGCAAGTTCAGTAAAGATGACGTGAAAGGTGCGTTTTCTGCCCTTGAGAAGCGCGTTGTGCGTTCTCGCGTCGTAAAAGGCGAGCCACGTATAGATGGCCGCGACAACACCACAGTACGCCCGCTGGCAATCGAAGTCGGCGTACTACCTAAGACCCATGGTTCAGCAGTATTTACCCGTGGCGAGACCCAGGCAATCGCGATTGCTACCTTGGGCACCCTGCGTGACTCACAGCTAATCGAGTCTCTGGAAGGCGAGCGTAAAGACCGCTTTATGCTGCACTACAACTTCCCTCCCTACTGCGTTGGTGAAGCTGGCTTCTTTGGCGGGCCAAAGCGTCGTGAAATTGGCCATGGTCGCTTAGCACGCCGCGGCGTTCAGGCGATGCTGCCATCAGAAGACGTCTTCCCCTATACCATCCGTGTGGTATCGGAAATCACTGAATCTAACGGTTCTAGCTCCATGGCGTCAGTGTGCGGTTCCTCACTCGCGCTGATGGATGCTGGTGTGCCGTTAAAAGCACCGGTGGCAGGTATTGCCATGGGCTTAGTGAAAGATGAAGACGGCTATGCGGTATTGACCGACATCTTGGGTGACGAAGATCACCTGGGCGATATGGACTTCAAAGTTGCTGGTTCTGAAGAGGGCGTTACTGCTCTGCAGATGGACATTAAGATTGAAGGCATCAATGAAGAGATCATGGAAAAGGCGCTACAGCAGGCCTATGACGCCCGCATTAGTATCCTTGCTCAGATGAATGACGTTATTAGCCAAAGCCGTACCGATGTGTCAGAAAACGCGCCGTCCATGGCGACGATCAAAATCGCTCCGGACAAGATTCGTGACGTGATCGGTAAAGGCGGCGCAACAATCCGCAAAATTTGCGAAGATACCGGTGCCTCCATTGATCTGGATGATGACGGCACTGTACGCATCTACGCAGAAGACAAAGCGGCAGCCAAAAAAGCCATTGATACTGTGCTGGCAATTACCGCAGAAGCGGAAATTGGCAAGCTTTACAATGGCAAAGTAGTTCGTATTGCGGACTTTGGCGCTTTCGTCAACATCATGCCGGGCACTGACGGCCTGGTTCACATCTCGCAAATTGTTGCTGAGCGCGTTAACAACGTGCGCGATTTCTTAAATGAAGGCGATGATGTGATTGTGAAAGTGTTGGATATCGACAACCGCAACCGAGTGAAGCTCTCAATTAAAGAGATCACTGAGGAAGAGAAAGCAGCGTTCGCCGCTGCCGAGGCGGACGTCGCTAACTAA